The Humulus lupulus chromosome 3, drHumLupu1.1, whole genome shotgun sequence genome window below encodes:
- the LOC133823587 gene encoding DExH-box ATP-dependent RNA helicase DExH1 isoform X1 — translation MSYRPNSRGGPNSRGVRNSGGGRGGGAGRRGGDGGGRGGGRGEQRWWDPVWRAEKLRQNASEMEALDENEWLGKIEQMKGGGEQELIIKRNFSRADQQILAAMAHQLGLHFHAYNKGKALVVSKVPLPDYRADLDDRHGSTQKEIRMTTEIERRVGNLLDNSQSQVGVPKNSSLEPTSSTTQRGIQSSADGDMTQLVSTLETDSTREKLSLELKEKQEKMKTSDSLKAMQLFREKLPAFKMKSQFLKAVAENQVLVVSGETGCGKTTQLPQFILEEEISCLRGADCNIICTQPRRISAISVSARISSERGESLGETVGYQIRLESKRSSQTRLLFCTTGVLLRQLVQDPQLTGVSHLLVDEIHERGMNEDFLLIILRDLLPRRPDLRLILMSATINAELFSKYFGNAPTIHIPGFTFPVTELFLEDILEKTHYSIKSESSNFDGNSRRRQKDSKKDPLTELFEEVDIDSQYRTYSTYTRKSLEAWSGSQLDLGLVESSIEYICRHEGPGAILVFLTGWDDISKLLDKVKGNRFLGDPSKFMVLPLHGSMPTINQREIFDRPPPNKRKIVLATNIAESSITIDDVVYVIDCGKAKETSYDALNKLACLLPSWISKASAHQRRGRAGRVQPGVCYKLYPKIIHDEMLQYQLPEILRTPLQELCLQIKSLQLGTAGSFLAKALQPPDSLAVQNAIELLKTIGALDDMEELTPLGRHLCTLPLDPNIGKMLLMGSIFQCLNPALTIAAALAHRDPFVLPIERKEEADAAKRSFAGDSCSDHIALLKAFEGWKEAKRNGNDRAFCWENFLSPVTLQMMEDMRMQFLDLLAGIGFVDKSRGPAAYNQYGQDLEMVCAILCAGMYPNVVQCKRRGKRSAFYTKEVGKVDIHPASVNASVHLFPLPYMVYSEKVKTTSIFIRDSTNISDYALLLFGGNLIPSKTGEGIEMLDGYLHFSASKSVLELIRKLRGELDNLLNRKIEDPGFDISREGKGVVTAAIELLHSHNIRY, via the exons ATGTCTTATCGCCCCAACTCTCGAGGTGGCCCCAACTCCCGAGGTGTCCGCAACTCTGGCGGCGGTCGCGGCGGAGGTGCTGGCCGCCGCGGCGGAGACGGAGGAGGCCGTGGTGGTGGACGAGGAGAACAGAGGTGGTGGGACCCTGTCTGGCGTGCTGAGAAGCTGAGGCAAAATGCTTCGGAG ATGGAAGCTCTGGATGAAAATGAATGGTTGGGTAAGATAGAGCAGATGAAAGGAGGAGGAGAACAAGAGTTGATAATTAAGCGAAACTTTAGTCGAGCAGACCAGCAAATTCTAGCTGCCATGGCTCATCAACTTGGGCTTCACTT CCATGCATATAATAAGGGCAAGGCTCTTGTTGTTAGCAAAGTTCCATTGCCAGATTATCGCGCAGATCTTGATGACCGTCATGGCTCTACCCAGAAAGAG ATTAGAATGACTACAGAAATTGAAAGGCGAGTTGGAAATCTGCTGGATAACTCACAGTCACAAGTAGGAGTACCTAAAAATAGCTCTTTAGAACCAACAAGCTCAACAACTCAAAGAGGCATACAATCTTCAGCTGATGGAGATATGACTCAACTTGTCTCCACCCTTGAGACTGATTCTACCAGGGAAAAACTTAGTCTTGAGCTTAAGGAGAAGCAGGAAAAAATGAAG ACAAGTGACAGCTTAAAGGCAATGCAATTATTCCGGGAAAAACTTCCTGCATTCAAAATGAAGTCTCAGTTTCTGAAAGCTGTTGCAGAAAATCAG GTATTAGTAGTTTCAGGAGAGACAGGTTGTGGCAAAACAACACAACTTCCTCAATTCATTCTAGAAGAGGAGATATCATGTTTGCGTGGTGCAGATTGTAATATAATTTGCACTCAACCTCGCCGTATTTCTGCTATTTCTGTTTCTGCCCGTATATCCTCAGAAAGAGGAGAAAGTCTTGGTGAAACTGTTGGCTATCAGATCCGGCTTGAATCTAAGCGTTCATCCCAAACACGACTCTTATTTTGCACCACTGGAGTATTACTTCGCCAATTG GTGCAGGATCCACAATTAACTGGTGTTAGCCACTTGCTTGTTGATGAAATCCATGAAAGAGGCATGAATGAGGACTTTTTACTAATAATTTTGCGCGATCTTCTTCCCCGTCGCCCAGATTTACGTCTTATTCTGATGAGTGCGACGATCAATGCTGAATTGTTCTCTAAGTACTTTGGAAATGCGCCAACCATACATATACCG GGCTTTACTTTTCCTGTAACCGAGTTATTTCTTGAAGACATTTTAGAGAAAACTCACTATAGTATAAAGTCAGAGTCTAGTAACTTTGATGGAAATTCAAGAAGGAGACAAAAAGATTCCAAGAAGGATCCGTTAACTGAATTATTTGAG GAagttgatattgattctcaataCAGAACTTATAGCACATATACAAGAAAGTCTCTTGAAGCATGGTCTGGCTCACAACTTGATTTGGGTCTG GTAGAATCAAGTATTGAATATATATGTCGCCATGAAGGTCCTGGTGCAATTCTTGTATTCCTTACGGGATGGGATGACATTTCTAAACTACTTGACAAAGTTAAGGGAAACAGATTCCTTGGAGATCCAAGCAAGTTTATGGTTCTTCCCTTACATGGATCTATGCCTACTATCAATCAACGTGAAATATTTGATCGTCCACCCCCTAACAAAAG AAAAATTGTGCTGGCAACAAATATTGCTGAGAGCAGTATCACCATAGATGATGTTGTGTACGTGATAGACTGTGGAAAGGCAAAGGAAACTAGTTATGATGCTCTTAACAAACTGGCATGTCTTTTACCTTCGTGGATTTCAAAAGCTTCAGCACATCAG AGACGAGGGCGTGCTGGCCGTGTGCAACCTGGGGTTTGTTATAAATTGTACCCAAAAATCATACACGATGAAATGCTTCAGTATCAGTTACCTGAAATACTCCGAACACCTCTGCAAGAGTTGTGCCTCCAGATTAAAAGTTTGCAGCTTGGAACTGCTGGATCATTTCTGGCAAAGGCACTACAGCCACCAGATTCCCTTGCCGTCCAAAATGCAATTGAACTTCTTAAAACTATAGGAGCTTTAGATGATATGGAGGAGCTTACTCCACTTG GTCGCCATCTTTGCACTCTGCCATTGGACCCAAACATTGGGAAGATGCTATTGATGGGGTCTATCTTTCAATGCCTGAATCCTGCTTTAACAATTGCTGCTGCTCTTGCTCATCGTGATCCGTTTGTCCTGCCTATAGAGAGGAAAGAGGAAGCTGATGCTGCAAAAAGGTCTTTTGCCGGTGATTCTTGCAG TGACCACATAGCACTCCTCAAAGCTTTTGAAGGATGGAAAGAGGCAAAACGTAATGGAAATGATAGAGCATTCTGTTGGGAGAACTTCTTATCTCCGGTAACCTTGCAGATGATGGAGGATATGAGAATGCAGTTTCTAGATCTATTGGCGGGTATTGGCTTTGTGGACAAATCTAGGGGTCCTGCT GCATACAACCAGTACGGTCAGGATTTGGAGATGGTATGTGCAATCCTTTGCGCAGGGATGTACCCAAATGTTGTGCAGTGCAAAAGAAGAGGAAAGCGGAGCGCATTTTACACCAAAGAAGTGGGGAAAGTTGATATCCACCCTGCATCTGTCAACGCATCAGTTCACCTCTTCCCTCTTCCTTACATGGTTTACAGTGAGAAAGTGAAAACAACCAGCATTTTCATCCGGGATTCGACGAATATATCAGATTATGCCTTACTTCTGTTTGGTGGTAACCTAATTCCTAGTAAAACAGGTGAAGGTATTGAAATGCTAGACGGTTATCTCCATTTCTCTGCATCAAAGAGTGTTTTAGAGTTGATTCGG AAATTGCGTGGGGAGCTTGACAATCTTCTGAACAGGAAGATTGAGGATCCGGGGTTTGACATCTCTAGAGAGGGAAAGGGAGTGGTCACCGCTGCGATTGAGTTATTGCACAGTCATAACATAAGATACtaa
- the LOC133823587 gene encoding DExH-box ATP-dependent RNA helicase DExH1 isoform X2, whose protein sequence is MTTEIERRVGNLLDNSQSQVGVPKNSSLEPTSSTTQRGIQSSADGDMTQLVSTLETDSTREKLSLELKEKQEKMKTSDSLKAMQLFREKLPAFKMKSQFLKAVAENQVLVVSGETGCGKTTQLPQFILEEEISCLRGADCNIICTQPRRISAISVSARISSERGESLGETVGYQIRLESKRSSQTRLLFCTTGVLLRQLVQDPQLTGVSHLLVDEIHERGMNEDFLLIILRDLLPRRPDLRLILMSATINAELFSKYFGNAPTIHIPGFTFPVTELFLEDILEKTHYSIKSESSNFDGNSRRRQKDSKKDPLTELFEEVDIDSQYRTYSTYTRKSLEAWSGSQLDLGLVESSIEYICRHEGPGAILVFLTGWDDISKLLDKVKGNRFLGDPSKFMVLPLHGSMPTINQREIFDRPPPNKRKIVLATNIAESSITIDDVVYVIDCGKAKETSYDALNKLACLLPSWISKASAHQRRGRAGRVQPGVCYKLYPKIIHDEMLQYQLPEILRTPLQELCLQIKSLQLGTAGSFLAKALQPPDSLAVQNAIELLKTIGALDDMEELTPLGRHLCTLPLDPNIGKMLLMGSIFQCLNPALTIAAALAHRDPFVLPIERKEEADAAKRSFAGDSCSDHIALLKAFEGWKEAKRNGNDRAFCWENFLSPVTLQMMEDMRMQFLDLLAGIGFVDKSRGPAAYNQYGQDLEMVCAILCAGMYPNVVQCKRRGKRSAFYTKEVGKVDIHPASVNASVHLFPLPYMVYSEKVKTTSIFIRDSTNISDYALLLFGGNLIPSKTGEGIEMLDGYLHFSASKSVLELIRKLRGELDNLLNRKIEDPGFDISREGKGVVTAAIELLHSHNIRY, encoded by the exons ATGACTACAGAAATTGAAAGGCGAGTTGGAAATCTGCTGGATAACTCACAGTCACAAGTAGGAGTACCTAAAAATAGCTCTTTAGAACCAACAAGCTCAACAACTCAAAGAGGCATACAATCTTCAGCTGATGGAGATATGACTCAACTTGTCTCCACCCTTGAGACTGATTCTACCAGGGAAAAACTTAGTCTTGAGCTTAAGGAGAAGCAGGAAAAAATGAAG ACAAGTGACAGCTTAAAGGCAATGCAATTATTCCGGGAAAAACTTCCTGCATTCAAAATGAAGTCTCAGTTTCTGAAAGCTGTTGCAGAAAATCAG GTATTAGTAGTTTCAGGAGAGACAGGTTGTGGCAAAACAACACAACTTCCTCAATTCATTCTAGAAGAGGAGATATCATGTTTGCGTGGTGCAGATTGTAATATAATTTGCACTCAACCTCGCCGTATTTCTGCTATTTCTGTTTCTGCCCGTATATCCTCAGAAAGAGGAGAAAGTCTTGGTGAAACTGTTGGCTATCAGATCCGGCTTGAATCTAAGCGTTCATCCCAAACACGACTCTTATTTTGCACCACTGGAGTATTACTTCGCCAATTG GTGCAGGATCCACAATTAACTGGTGTTAGCCACTTGCTTGTTGATGAAATCCATGAAAGAGGCATGAATGAGGACTTTTTACTAATAATTTTGCGCGATCTTCTTCCCCGTCGCCCAGATTTACGTCTTATTCTGATGAGTGCGACGATCAATGCTGAATTGTTCTCTAAGTACTTTGGAAATGCGCCAACCATACATATACCG GGCTTTACTTTTCCTGTAACCGAGTTATTTCTTGAAGACATTTTAGAGAAAACTCACTATAGTATAAAGTCAGAGTCTAGTAACTTTGATGGAAATTCAAGAAGGAGACAAAAAGATTCCAAGAAGGATCCGTTAACTGAATTATTTGAG GAagttgatattgattctcaataCAGAACTTATAGCACATATACAAGAAAGTCTCTTGAAGCATGGTCTGGCTCACAACTTGATTTGGGTCTG GTAGAATCAAGTATTGAATATATATGTCGCCATGAAGGTCCTGGTGCAATTCTTGTATTCCTTACGGGATGGGATGACATTTCTAAACTACTTGACAAAGTTAAGGGAAACAGATTCCTTGGAGATCCAAGCAAGTTTATGGTTCTTCCCTTACATGGATCTATGCCTACTATCAATCAACGTGAAATATTTGATCGTCCACCCCCTAACAAAAG AAAAATTGTGCTGGCAACAAATATTGCTGAGAGCAGTATCACCATAGATGATGTTGTGTACGTGATAGACTGTGGAAAGGCAAAGGAAACTAGTTATGATGCTCTTAACAAACTGGCATGTCTTTTACCTTCGTGGATTTCAAAAGCTTCAGCACATCAG AGACGAGGGCGTGCTGGCCGTGTGCAACCTGGGGTTTGTTATAAATTGTACCCAAAAATCATACACGATGAAATGCTTCAGTATCAGTTACCTGAAATACTCCGAACACCTCTGCAAGAGTTGTGCCTCCAGATTAAAAGTTTGCAGCTTGGAACTGCTGGATCATTTCTGGCAAAGGCACTACAGCCACCAGATTCCCTTGCCGTCCAAAATGCAATTGAACTTCTTAAAACTATAGGAGCTTTAGATGATATGGAGGAGCTTACTCCACTTG GTCGCCATCTTTGCACTCTGCCATTGGACCCAAACATTGGGAAGATGCTATTGATGGGGTCTATCTTTCAATGCCTGAATCCTGCTTTAACAATTGCTGCTGCTCTTGCTCATCGTGATCCGTTTGTCCTGCCTATAGAGAGGAAAGAGGAAGCTGATGCTGCAAAAAGGTCTTTTGCCGGTGATTCTTGCAG TGACCACATAGCACTCCTCAAAGCTTTTGAAGGATGGAAAGAGGCAAAACGTAATGGAAATGATAGAGCATTCTGTTGGGAGAACTTCTTATCTCCGGTAACCTTGCAGATGATGGAGGATATGAGAATGCAGTTTCTAGATCTATTGGCGGGTATTGGCTTTGTGGACAAATCTAGGGGTCCTGCT GCATACAACCAGTACGGTCAGGATTTGGAGATGGTATGTGCAATCCTTTGCGCAGGGATGTACCCAAATGTTGTGCAGTGCAAAAGAAGAGGAAAGCGGAGCGCATTTTACACCAAAGAAGTGGGGAAAGTTGATATCCACCCTGCATCTGTCAACGCATCAGTTCACCTCTTCCCTCTTCCTTACATGGTTTACAGTGAGAAAGTGAAAACAACCAGCATTTTCATCCGGGATTCGACGAATATATCAGATTATGCCTTACTTCTGTTTGGTGGTAACCTAATTCCTAGTAAAACAGGTGAAGGTATTGAAATGCTAGACGGTTATCTCCATTTCTCTGCATCAAAGAGTGTTTTAGAGTTGATTCGG AAATTGCGTGGGGAGCTTGACAATCTTCTGAACAGGAAGATTGAGGATCCGGGGTTTGACATCTCTAGAGAGGGAAAGGGAGTGGTCACCGCTGCGATTGAGTTATTGCACAGTCATAACATAAGATACtaa